The DNA segment TGCACCCTCAATAGGATGAGTACTATAAGTACTAATACCACACATTGAGGGTATGCCAATTGTTTAAACTGCAGGTATctgcaaaaaaggaaaaaattgttGGTTGTAACGGGGGGATCATATCCTTTTTAGTGGAGAGGTTGAGCATGCTGGAGTTGCTGCCCTAGAACTCTGGTGTTTGGACTGTATGGTCTGCTCCCCGGTATTTTAGATGTTTAGCCATATCCATTAGAGTTGGAGGTGGAAGTGTGGTATGACCAAAGCTGAAGTTTGCTTATTTTCTTATGTATGAAGGttggggtgttaatttggtcTAGTCTAATTTGACCTATGATTTGTTTTGGAAGATCAAGAATGTTCTCAAAATGGGAGATTTGAGGGAGATCAGGGCTGAGCTTAGACAAAGAATCAACGGAACAATTAGCTTCCCTATAAATATGAGAGCATTTGAATTCATGACATTGGGAGCATAGAGCAATCAAATTCTGCAACTACATCTCTAAACTCCAAGGGTGCTTAGAGTCATGGTTGATCCAATGAACAAGTAATGCAGAGTCAGCTTCTAAGTGCACTTTGAAGTGGCAACTCTACAAGCACCACTTCATGCCAATAATGGTTGCTTCAATTTCTGCCATGTTATTAGTTCATTCTCCAAGTGGATTTGCTATGGCATAGATAAATCTCCCAAGATGAACTCTAATAATTACCCCAACACCAATTTTGCCTGGATTGTTGAGGGCACTATCATCACTGTTCAGCTTAACAAATCCATCATCAGGTTTGTGCCAGGTAACCTGTGATGTGCATATTTGATGTTGTATTGATTCAACTGTGGAGTAGAGTTCATTCCAGTGAAGAGGCCAGTGGAAAAAATAATAGGTGGCTCTTAGAAGAAGGTTGATGTCAGAGTTGATGGAGAATAGAACTCTGATCATAGATGATTGCTTGGAACCATATTTAGCACTACATCTATTGTTTCAAAGGTTCCAACAAATAATGATTGGAAGTGTATCCAGGAGGAGTTTGTGTGCATCATTCTTGCTCTTCTGTATCTACCATTTCATCAGAAGTAATCTAAGAGGCATTGCTTGGAAAGGGAAGCCAGTTGGGCCTGTGATGTGCATCCATATTGCCTTAGCAAAGTGGCCCACACTGAAAATGTGATCTACTAATTCAGCTTGAGGTCTGATACATCACATACATCTAGTGACAGTAGGTTGACCAAAGGAGATGACCCTAtcatcagtgggcaatttgtttCTGAGGGCTCTCCAGATTCAAAAGGACCATTTAAAAGGGATTCTCTTGTGCCATGTCATCTTGTTGATGAAGAGGATCTGTTTCTTCTTTCTAACTATTTCTCATGCTGAAGCACAAGTGAATTTACCAGTGGTAGTTGGTTTTTATATAGGTTTATCAGCTGTGTGAGGAGAAAGAAGTATTGGAATCTGAATGATATCAGTAATTTTATTGGCTAGAGCTTGGTTGTGAAGTTTTGAAGATCCCATTTCCCAGAATCCCAAAATTGAGAGACAATGATGGTGTCTGGCTTACCTACCTCAGTTCTGTAGCTAGCTAAAGGACCTGTTCCCGGCCAATTATCCCACCAAAAACTTGCATTACCTGAGTATAACCtccaatttatgtgtgattctaCTTCTTTCTTGTTACACATAATTTTCTTCCAAGTTTGTGAGTTGCCAGAGTGCCATTTATTTGAAATTGGGTGTCATATTTTGCAATATTTGGCTATTAGGAAGGTGCTCCGTAAGGACTTATTTGTTCTAAAATTCCACCACTGTTTGAGTTCCATTGCCTTACAAACATCAACCACAGTTCTGAAACAAATACCCCATTCATCTTGTGGATATGACAATTTCTCCCACGAAGCCCAATGGTGTTTGTTCTTATCCTTCTCCATGCCCTAGAAAACCTTAGCTGCCAGTCTTTCCAGCTATTTCATAACTGTTTTAGGTGGTGAAACAACTGATAGTAGGTGAATCATGAGGGATTGCACCACATATTTGATCAATGTAGCTCTTCCTCCTTAAGATAGCATTCTGCTATGCCATCCTCTGATTCTACTCACTATTTTGGTTATCAATCCATTGAAGTGTAGAATTCTTTTTCTTCCAATGTAGAAGGGGCAACCAAGGTATGTGTTTGGTGATTCTTTCCTCGTAAAACGAGTGATTCGAGTGATCCTGGAAACATTGTAGTGGAAAACACAGGTGGGAGTCATGAAATAACTCTTTGCCTTGTTTATCAACTTGCCAGAACTACTCTTATAATCCCTTATAGTTCTCATAATCTTCTGTAGGGAAACCCTGTTGCCTGATGTGAAAATGATAATATCATCTGCAAAGCTCAAATGGTTGACTTGAGGACCATTTCTTTCCATGTAAAAACCATTGAAGAACTGATCATTGTTGAGAATGTTGAGCGTTCTGGAGAGAATTTCTACCTCAATGATGAAGAGGGATCGTGCCAAGGGATATCCCTGTTTTAGACCCTTAGTGGATTTGAAGAAGCCATATCATATTCCATTTACCACTACAGAGTATCATTTATTAGACATGGTTCTCCAGATCATGTCGATAATCATCTCATTGAACCACATTCTTCTAAGAATGATGCATGTAAAACTCCAAGACACTGTCATAGGCCTTTGCCATATCAAGCTTGATAACAACATTCACCCCGTTGTTAGGTTTTTTAATGCCTTGGGCAATCTCCTGAACCAATATGATATTTTCAGATATGCTTCTTCTTCTAACAAAACCAGACTGGTTGGCAGAGATGATGTTTGGTAGAATTAGTGCAAGCCTGGAACAGATTAGCTTGGAAATGATCTTGTTGATGAAGTTGCTTAGGCTAATAGGTCTAAATTAAGTGAAGGAGTTAGGAAATTCAACCTTTGGAAGAAGAACCAAGCAGGCATTTGTCATATATCAAGGCATGTCATTTCCTCCAAAGAAGTCAAGAACCACATTGATTAAGTCATTTTTTATAACACCCCAACATGTTTGGTAGAATTTACCATTCATTCCATCTGGTCCAGCTGCACTGTTTGGGTTCATGGATAAAACAACTTCCTTTAGTTCACTTAAAGTAGGATCCTTGGTTATATTTGTGTTATCTTCTGGAGTGATCATAGTAGGGATGCAATAGAGAAGATCTTCTCTAATGTGGCCCCCTTGTTCAGTAAAAAGATCTTCAAAATAATTACAAGCAACTTCCCCTATTGCTTCATCACCTTGGATCCAATCCCCATTTTCATCCTTGATTTTGTGAATATAAAGATTCTTCTTCTACCCCTTATCAAACTATAAAAATATTTGGAATTGGCATCACCATCCTTGAACCATTGCAACTGAGTTTTTTTTCCAGAACGTCTTCTTCTAGTTTCAAGTGTTTGGTGTATTGAGCCTGTAGGTCATGCAGATTCTGTCTGTCCCCAGGATCATTGGATGCTGCCCATTTTTCTTCTGCTTCTTTGACCTTTTATTCAAAATCtttgggtttctgaaagatgtcaCCATATTGTTGTCTGGACCATTTGCTTAAAGCACTAGAAAAAGCCTTAAGTTTTTTTATGAAAGATCCACATAGCACTTCCATTGATAGGGCCATTCTACACTTCCTGAACTAGAGGCATAAAGGATTCATCCTTCACCCAACAGTTGAGGAATCTAAAGTATTTCTTGATTGATGTTTGTCTCAGATTCATCTCCATCAGAAGAGGAGAATGGTCTGAGCCAGTTGAAGCCAAGTGAGTGATGGTAGTTGCAGGAAAGGAGCTTAGCCAATTGTCACAAACTAGACCTCTGTCCATAGAAGCCCAAGTCAGTCAGACCACTGTCCTCAATCATGCTTAGAAAGTCAATGCTTTTGTTCATCTGGTAGGGAATTTCCCCAATTGAAGCAATTACATTAAAGTCCCCAATTACACACCAAGGAATATTGCATATGGTATACCTATGTCTCAAATTCTCCCAGAGTGGAGCTCTCAATGCTGGTTTGAATTTGGCATACACAACTGTAAGCTGAATAATTTCACCAAGTTCAACATGCTTCAGTTCAATGGTTATATGTTGTTCATCCTGATCCAGAAGAGTGCCAGTAAAGTCTTGATCCCAGAAGAGCCAAATTTTGTTATTGATATTGGCAGCAGCTTGGTTCATAGAGAGCTGAATTCTGAAGTAATCAAGGTAGAAATCAAAGTAAGGGTTGTCCCGAAATGGTTCCAACAAAGCAAAGAAGGAAAGTTTATAATCTATTTTGAGTGTTTTGAGTCTCTCAATAGCTCCAGAGGTTCTGATACCTCTAACATTCCAAGTGATTGTACTAATCATTTAGGAATGGTGGGGGTTCTTGATTTTGGTGGATTGTTGCTGCTTGATGGAGCTTTGCTTCTGGTAAGTCTTGGTGAAGGTCTCATTTTAGGGGGTTTCTCATGAGAAAATGTGAAACTGTCCTGTTTAGAAGCACCATTAACTGATATCGATAGGAGATCACAATGTTGATCTTCATCAAAACCATCATTGAACCCATCATCCTCTGAATCCCTAGTTAACTCATCCTCATATTGTATAGGTTTATATTCATCATCAACCTGACCTGAAGGATGTCTGTCAAAAGAGAGTATTAGAGCAGATTGATTCCCTGGTCTGGTTCAGTAGTTTCTGTAGGTGTGTTTGTGCTTGGGAGTTTATCTTTGTTAGAGTGTGCCACTACTATGTGAATGTCATATGCATTAAAAATTGACAATTATCCTCTTGGTTTGGAGGATGCCTTGTCATTGGGGTGGTGTTTGAGAATAGTTCTCAGGAGACTTGCCATGAGGTTCCTCTGAATGTTCAACTATATGATACCTACATTTTTCCTTTGAAgatctcttctctttttctgacttggtttattttTCTGTTTTGTATGTTGAATGAGAGCATCAGGAATAACATGACCTTTGCCTTTGTCCATTCTTTTTACTGCAAGTTGTTCTGCCTTGTAGCGATCATCAACAGGACCCTAAGTTGTATCTGGTTGAGTACCAATGATAACCGAGGTTCTAGAGTCATTTCTATGGTCAATCAAAGGTGCTAAAGCACACTCATGCAAAGCATGAGAAAAATCCTCACTTTTGGATCCCCATCCTGTATGGTTAAGGTTATCTCCTGACCATTCTCCTTTCCTCTATTAACTTCAGCATTACTAACAACATTAACAAGGGAATGGGAAGAGAGAGGATTCTGAGCCATAGAATCAACATCATTCTACATTGCAACTGAAAGATTCATAGAGGTATGGGTTATGATATTTATTTTAGCCTTCTGTTGTTTGGAGTTCTCAATTACCTGAGAGTGCTTATTTGAGTGCATCATCTGGTGGTGATTTGAGGTGAATCGTATATTTACAACTTCATGGTAAGCCAAAAAAAGAATATAAATTCTCATCAATGATTAACAGTCCGCCAAATATCTAGATAATGAAGCTCGGTTCAACATAATCTTTAACCAAACTCTTATTAATTCAAGCAATTCAAACTAGAAAACTGAGTTCAATTAGCGCAAGTAATAACATAAATAAGGCCtatgtctacccggacataaaatGAActttagctacgcacggactctcgtcactttgtgcgtacgtagcacccacaattactagcacataacaatttaaaaacatatgGGGTAGTTTTCCTCTCCCAAaattagacatgagacttacctcgctccgaaatacCAATAACCGGCTCCAAACCCTTTTAACTCCTCAATTCAAAgccaaacgatccaaaactagtcaaacaacacgcaaaccaataaaaatagaCTCCAACacccataattaattaatttataataattctcaactccgcttgaaaagtcaataaagttaaccctcgggcccacgtgcccggattcctaaaATTTTctaagataaactttacccataatgccatgaactaaaatatataatttatcccTGATTCAATGTCTGATTttgtgatcaaaatccaaaaatactaaattttaggttttcttccaaatcccataatttctataaaaattcatgtttaaatccatatgtaACTCAGGTATTTACCTTACAACaagtgggaataacttacctcataatagatgatgaaatcctcccctccaagagctccaaaaatcgcccaaccaattgaaaatgtgagagaaatgggctaagtcccgAAATAAAAGCTCACTGCCTAGGCCTTTCATCTTCGCAATCGCAGAAGCATCTTTGCGATCACAAAGGCCAAAATACTGCTACCCAAAAATTACTCTACACATTCGCGACCTCCACGTTGCATTCGTGAAGCCTTCTGACCCCTGCCCTTCGCATTCTCGGGCCACATGCTGCGTTCGTGAAGGATTAATGTCTGTCATGCCCATCTCCCCTTCCTTCTTTGTGTTCGCGGCCTCAAAGTCGCATTCGCGTTCGTAACCTCCAAGTCACGTTCGCGTAGTTACCTCAGCCTCTTCTCAGCGTTCGCGACCcctgtgtcgcatttgcgatgagcaAATCCCAGCAtcccaaaaatccttcttcgcgaacgcgtgagacccatcgtgttcgcgaagaacaaaaccagacaCGGACACCAGCAAttgcaaaacaaggaaaaatgatccTGAACCACTCCAAATCACACCTCAGGCCTCCGAGACCCCATCCAGTCACGCAAACCAGTCCCAATTCGAAATGCCACGAATAACATAAAAATCACGAATCGACGACCAAAatccttctttcaactttcaaatacTCAAACTTAGACGAACGTGTCTCAACCATATTTAAACATTACATAATGATACTAAACTCTatgtacaagtcacaaatcataaaacaaacctatttcaaggctcaaaactccaaacggacatcgataacaccaaaatctgcttcaaatcaaacttagaaaattcttaagctttcaaaatgtcaacttcccataataagcgtcgaaatactcccggaccacccgatactcaatccGAATGTACGCCTAAGTTCGAAATCATcgtacgaacctattagaaccttcaaatctagATTCCGATActgtttacttaaaagtcaaaccttgggcaactctttcaacttaaagcttctgaattgagaatttttcatccgaatcaactccgaacttcccgaaattcaattttaACCACACGTAccagtcataaaatatgaagtgaagctacttgaGGTATCAAACCGCTGAACGGCACGCTAGAgatcgaaacgaccggccgggtcattacaggtCCAATATTCTTTGTTTCCTTCTGGTTGTTTTCTTTCGTTGCTTCTAAAACCTAGTTGCTTTAAATGGGCAAGAAAAACCAACTAGTTGGGTCCAAGTGTTGCAAtgcaaatataatattattaacAGCCCCTTAAGTTATTCAAGAAGTTCTAACAAAGTCTTGTATTGTTATTTGTCTCAATCAAGTAATTATAATCCTACTGTGATTCCTAGAAGTCCTTCCATTATTTAAAGTAGAACAACACGCAGATACTGAGACAAGATATGAATTTTATGGGTTTTAGATTCTAGTTATTTATAAGTTATTACGTCATATATTAGTAATGATTTGTACAAacttaataatattttaaaaataaattcaatataTAGAGCAAAATTAGTGAATGCGGTCATACTCTTAGGGTACACACTAGCTCTGCCTCATGTATGTGAGAATGATTTCATGAGCATCTAGGTCATTCCCGTTCTAACGCAATATTGGGACAAAGAAAAATCTACGACTTTGTCGATGCTAAAATTCAGTAGTTAGATGAATAGGTACTGACATTTTTGAGGAGAAATGACTGACTTGAGTATGAGGgtaatttattctatttatgtatgatcgattagttagttagttagtggTTAATGAGGTGCTTGATTAGTTAGTTAGTTACATTAGTTGTTAACAAGTAATATAACTAACTAACTAATCAAGCACCTTattaacccccccccccacacacacacacacactgtgtgtgtgtgtgtgttgtgtgtATATGTGTACGAGTTGTGTAATGAGAATGAGAATACACTTTATCTGTTCCATTCATTTTATCCTCTCTCGGATAACTTCCCTCTTCTTCCCTTCTTCCTTCTTTCTCTTCTCCCTCATAGCTAGGGTTTCTGCTGGTGCTTAATCACCAAAATTTAGCATAGTATCAGAGCATCGAGCTCTTAATTGAAGCTTAGAAATCGATCCTCCTCTTATTCTCACTCTATCCTTTGCTCTATTTTCTGAATTGTGACCTCGATATTTtggttaaaaactcatgaaaatGCGACCGTTACTGCTGAAAATGTATCACATGTATCATCAGATGATGAATTTGAGGAAGGAGTGATAGTAGCACTCACTCATCATTTGTACTTAGCTCCCAGCGATACAGGTAGAATCTCCTTGATCTCGTTTTAGTTAACTGGCACTGATAACTACTCTCTATGGCATCGATCTATGTGAATTTCACTACTTGGCCGCAATAAGCTTGGGATTGTTGATGGCAGGCGGCCAAAGGAGCAGTTTCGTGAGAAGTACTAGTATCAATGGGAAAGGTGCAATGTAATTGTGTTGTCTTGGTTGATGAATTCAGTGGATCCGACCTTAGTTAGTGGCATTGCATATGATACTAGTGCTCAAATAGTGTGGATGGATATGTACGAACGATTTGATTAAGGTGGGCACAAAGGAATTCCCACCTTGAATCAAGGTACTGCATCTGTCTTTGTTTATTACTCAAAGCCCAAAGATCTATGGGATAAGTCTAAGCATGTAGTACCTACTCCTGATTGTGACTATGGCAAGAAAAAAGAGTTTATTGTGCATCTACAAAAATAGAAGGTGTACCAATTCCCGATGGAATTAAATGACTCTTACTCACAAGCTCGTAGTCAAATTCTTATGATGAAACCTCTACCTACAGTGAATCAAGCTTATGATATGCTCATGAGTGATGAGAGTCAAAGAGTTGTAGTTGTTTCTGCTGGAGTGTTAGGATCTTCTCCTACTGTAACCACAAATGCATATGACTCCACTGCATTGTATAGTGCTAAGCCTAATTTCAATCAAAAGTATAGGAAAAATTACAATGTTCAGTGTGAGTTTTGTAAAATGAAAGGTCACAATAAGAAAAACTGCTACAAAATAATAAGGTATCCGGTAGActataagttcaaaaataaagGGGGATCTGATGCTTACAATATAATGGTAGAACCTAGCCATGTTGTGCCTTTGTATACTAATCATGTCTCTCAAAACATGTCAATGAAACCTATGCCAATGCAATCCATGCTTGTGTACCATGGCCATCAGTATAATATGAGCTAAGTTGTTGAAGGCTTGCAGGGACAAGGAAACTCTGGCACCCAGACTCAAGCATGTTCTTCCTCCTAACAGCCTCACGGATCAGCAAGTACTTTTTGACAAGGAATGTCCCTTCACCAAGGAGCAATATGATCAGATAATGCTGATTTTGAACAATAGCCCAACTCCTCCTACTCAGGAAAATGCAACAGGTACTGATACTGCTCTTTTGGATCCATTAGCTCATAGGAATGGATCATTGATACAGATGCCACTAACCATATTGTGTCAGATGTTAATTTACTGTCCAAAACTTCCCTAATTACACCTTTTAAGCCTAGAAGAGTTCTATTACCTAATGGAGATGTTACTCAAGTTACTCATATTGGAGATAGTCATATTTCAGACAAAAATACTATTAAAGAAGTGCTCTATGTACCTCAGATCAAATTCAACTTGTTATCAGTCTCCAAAGTGACAAGAAACCTAAAATGATTTTCTTCCTTTTATCCTGATTTCTGTGTATTTCAGGATCTCTTCAATGGCAAGGTTAAGGAGATTGGTAGGTAAAGAGATGGTATGTATTTCATGTAGAAGCATGGTGCCACGAAGCTTACTACAGTCTCTTAGCTGCTGCTAGAATAAAGTCAAGAAATATTAACTCTCATATTGATATTACTCTATGGCATAAACGATTAGGACATGTCTCTAGTATGATTCTTAAAAAACTATTTCCTTCTAAACTAGCAAGTATTACTGACACTATAAATAAATACAATGTATGTCCATGTACTAAGCAAACCAGGTTGCCATTCCCTACTAGTTGTATTAAGAGCACTGATGCATTTGATCTAATTCACGTGGATGTTTGGGGCCCTTACAAATATGCAACCTTTGATAGTAACAAGTATGTTTTGACAATTATTGATGACTTCACCAGAATGACTTGGTTATTTCTTTTGAAACTAAAGTCTGATGTATGTGTTGTACTTGCACAATTTATTGTGTTTGTTCAAACCCAGTTTCACAAAACTATGAAGGCAATCAGAACTGACAATGGATATGAGTTTGTTAACTCTTTCTACAACACATTTTACAAAAATATGGCATTATCCATCAGAAGACCTGTGCTTATACTCCTCAGCAAAATGGAGTTGCTGAGAGAAAACACAGGCACATACTGGAGGTAACTAGAGCCTTAAGATTTCAGGATAATATCCCTATTAAGTACTGGGGTCATTATTTTCTTGTAGCTGTATATATTATCAATAGGATGCCATCTGTTGTCCTCAACGACATGTCTCATTTTAAACTGTTGTATGGTAGAGCACCTACTCTAGAGTATCTGAGAGTTCTTGGTTGTTTGTGTTATACCAAACAAGTTCAAGAAACATACAAACTCCTTCCCAGAGCTAAGCCTACTGTTCTTATGGGTTTTTGTGATACTTAAAAGGCCTATGTACTGCTGGATCTGGACACTCATTGTTTTTTCATCAACATGGATGTCTCCTTCATGGAAGATGTCTTTTCTTTTAAAGAATCTCTGTTCTCAGTACCACATGTGTTCTTGCCTACTAGATCATCTACTTATGATGAAGAACACACCTCATTTCACCCTCCTGCCTTCACTCATGTCAACTATATCCATATAGCTAGTAACTCAAGGTAGGACACCTCACTACAGCACCTTGCATCAGAAGTGTtgcaatcttctttgccttctcaGGATCAGAACTCCACTGGTCTAAGAAGATCCTTAAGGACCAAATAGGCTCCTATTTGGATGAAAGAATTTGTCTCTATGCCACGACACAAGTTTGTGCGTTACTCTATTGCCAATCATGTATCATATGCTAGGCTCTCTCTCAAGCATCAAGCTTATCTAGCTATTTTCTCTACTATAATGGAACCTACTTCCTTTGAAGATGTTGGTAAAGATTTTAGGTGGGTAGATGCTATGCAGGATGAGACTGCTACCTTAGAATCTAATCATACTTGCGATGTGGTCTCCTTACCCGATAGCAAAGTTCATATTGGCTGTAAGTAGATCTACAAAGTAAAGTACAAAGCC comes from the Nicotiana tabacum cultivar K326 chromosome 14, ASM71507v2, whole genome shotgun sequence genome and includes:
- the LOC142168889 gene encoding uncharacterized protein LOC142168889 translates to MELNDSYSQARSQILMMKPLPTVNQAYDMLMSDESQRVVVVSAGVLGSSPTVTTNAYDSTALYSAKPNFNQKYRKNYNVQCEFCKMKGHNKKNCYKIIRDKETLAPRLKHVLPPNSLTDQQVLFDKECPFTKEQYDQIMLILNNSPTPPTQENATDATNHIVSDVNLLSKTSLITPFKPRRVLLPNGDVTQVTHIGDSHISDKNTIKEVLYDLFNGKVKEIGHVSSMILKKLFPSKLASITDTINKYNVCPCTKQTRLPFPTSCIKSTDAFDLIHVDVWGPYKYATFDSNKYVLTIIDDFTRMTWLFLLKLKSDVCVVLAQFIVFVQTQFHKTMKAIRTDNGYEFVNSFYNTFYKNMALSIRRPVLILLSKMELLRENTGTYWRSSTYDEEHTSFHPPAFTHVNYIHIASNSRLSLKHQAYLAIFSTIMEPTSFEDVGKDFRWVDAMQDETATLESNHTCDVSKHDHSLFVNGTCKSTIIILVYVDDMLLTGSNLTLICDVKAKLHLAFKMKELGDLKYFLGIEFARS